The DNA sequence TAAATAAGATTTTTCCAAAAAAATAGGTTTATCTATCAAATAGGAAGATTTATTTTTTTCTGTAAAGTAGATTCCTCGGGGTGTTTTTTTTATTGCCCCTTTTTGAAAATCAGGAAAAGCCTCTTCATTTTCCGTTAATAGAACATAAGAGAGATTTGAAATAGATACCTGCGCAGGCAAAGATACTCCTTCAGGAATCATGCTTATGGGAATTTCCCATCCATCATACTTTGGTTTAAGAGACTTAATGGCAACTGTGTGCAGAATATCATTGATTTGAGATTGAGAAAATAAGTGAGTAAGCTCATCGGTTCTTAAAGGGACAATCAATGTATCTAGGAAAGGATTTTTTTCAGGAAAAGAGCTTAAATAGGAAGCTTGAGTTAAATAGCTCTGGGTTGTCTGTTCTTTTGGCTTCTTTCTAATCATTTGTAGACGTAGCATAGCCCCACTTAATTCAAAATCCTGATAGGTGATCTTGTGTGTATTTTCTAGTCTTTCCAAAATAGCATAGAGCTCTTTGGCTAAATCTTTTGTTTTTTTCTCTGCTTTAATATGTAAAGGAAGCTCTTTATCATAATTTTCATCATAGGGATCTGTCTTCAGAGAAGAAATTTTTTCCCTAATTGTTTTATGGCGATATTGGGATTCATGAGATAAGGCATCTATCTGATAATAATAAGAAGAAAAATAGGCATCGGTAGGGGTGATTCTTATAGCAGAATGAACAGTTGTTAATTTTGTTTTCCAATTATTTTCAATGCCGTCAGTTATCGATAAGAAAACAACAATTAACCAAACGACTAAGGAAAGAACAAAGATGGATAAAAGAGAAATGAGTGAAGAGGATAGATGTTTTTTACGGGGTATTAAGTATTTGAAAGCAATTTTTAGCTCAAACATTAACACCCATGGATTAAAAAATTACTTTGCTTGTTTAAAAACGACGTGCTTTCTCAGTGTCTTATCGTATTTTTTTAGTTCCTTACGTCCTGTGGAAGTGCGTTTATTTATGGTAGTCCAATAACATTCGTTGCTTTCTGTGCTTTTCATTTTGATGGTTTCTCGAGCTGTTTTAGCC is a window from the Candidatus Rhabdochlamydia porcellionis genome containing:
- the rpmG gene encoding 50S ribosomal protein L33, whose amino-acid sequence is MAKTARETIKMKSTESNECYWTTINKRTSTGRKELKKYDKTLRKHVVFKQAK